GCCGAATCTGTGGGGAATCAATCCCCCGCGTTGGTCGGTTATTCACGCGCACATCCATTACGGTTTGCACACGCCGGACGGCATCAAGTACGGCGGCGCGGGCACGAAGCGCTTCTCGGATGCGGGTGGCTCCGTGGCGTCGCCGACAAAACAAACGCTGGTCAATATGGGCATCGCGAAGAGTCCCGGCGAGGTCGCGTTCGTGTTTCTCTTCCCCGCGATTTGGGACATCAATTTTTGGGTCATTCCGAATCCGAGGGGCGAATTTGCTGACTTAAACCCCAACGTCAAGCCGGCGAACGCACAACCGCACCCCTCGATGTAGGTTAGCGCCCGACGAGGGCTCGTAATGCCAGTAAGGCGTTTTCGCGCCGCTCGCGGATGCGGCGATAGAAATATTGCGCCCAGTGCGTCCCGTACGGAACGTACACGCGTACGTTGTAGCCTTCGGCGTTGAGCCGTTCTTGTAAATCGGGCCGTACACCGTAGAGCATCTGAAATTCAAATCGGTCCTTCGCGATGCCGCGTTCGGTCGTGAATGCTTTGACGGCTTTGTGCAAGGACTCATCGTGCGTCGCGATCGCCGGGTAATTTCCGCGCGTGATTAGGTTCTCGGAAAGCTGTACGAATGCGCTCCGAATTGCAGGCATGTCGCGGATTGCGATCTGCGCCGGTTCTTTGTAGGCGCCCTTGCAGAGGCGCACGCGTGCGCCGAGCGCGATGGTGCGCGCCACATCTGCGGGAGTACGGTGGAGATAAGCTTGAAGCACGATGCCCACGTTTTTTCGCTCGGCGAAAACGTCTTCGAACACTTGCAGCGTCGTATCGGTGAGCGCTGAGCCTTCCATATCGATGCGGACGAAGGGATCGATCAGGCTACGCCGCGTCGTGTCCGCAGCTCGCACGACGATCGCGTGCAAGTTCTCGGTGCAAAGTCCTCGATCGACGAGCAAACCGAGCGCCGTCAGCTTGACGGAGACGTTGCTGCGTGCGCCCGCGTCGGCAAGCGCGTCGAGCAGAAGCAGGTACTCGCCGCGAACGGCGATTGCGTCTTGCATGCTGTGCACGTCTTCACCGAGGAAATCGATTGACGCCGACATCCCGCGATCGTTCAGCCGTCGAACGGCTGCAATCGCGTCTTCAATTTGTTCACCGGCGACGAAACGGCGGGCGATGTTCACAATGGGGTCAGAAGTTGAGCCAGAAGCGGCGTGGCGGGGTGTGCATGTAATAGGTCCCATCTCGCGTCTTGCACGACTCGACCCTCCTCGAGGACGATCGCGCGGTCACACAGGCGCTCGAGGATCTCGGCCTTGTGGTCAACGACGAGCATCGTGAAGCGTAGCTCTCGCTGCCATGTCACGAGCGTTGCGAGCAACTCGCGGACGAGATGCCTGTCGAGGCCGCTGAACGGCTCATCAAGTAAGACGAGTGCGGGCTTGCGGGCCAGCGTGCGCGCCAATGCGACGCGCCGCGCTTGGCCGCCGGAAATTGCATGCGCCGGCTGATTCCAAACCGATTCGAGCTGCAGGCGTTCGCGCAGCTGCGCGACCCAGGCTTCGTTCTCATCACGCGCGCCGTTCGTTAGGCCAAAGCGGACGTTCTCGCTAACGCGCAGATGCGGAAAGATGTTCGCATCCTGCGTCAGGTATCCGATGGAGCGTTCGTGCAATGCACGCTGCGGCGGAAACAATGTCTCGCCGCCGAGCCGCACGAAACCGTCATCGGGACGTTCGGTCCCGGCAATGCACGCGAGCGTCGTGCTCTTACCGGCGCCGGATGCGCCGAAGAGACCGCAGGCTTCGCCGGCGCTGACTGCGACTAGGCAGTCGATGCGAAAGTGCGCGCGCTGCTTGACGACATGCACGTCAAGCACGCTGCACGCTCCGCCGCTGCGCGAGCAGATGTGCGAGCCACGGCAGCGGAAGCGCGGTGACGAGAAAGACGATCATCAGCGGCATCACGGCCGGCAAGCCAAAGTTTTCGAGATTCGTCCAGATCGCAACAGGCAGACCGGCCGGATAGTACGCGGTGATCACAACGGCGCCGAACTCGGTCAGCGCGCGGACCCACGCGAGGCTTAGCGCGACCGCGAACCCGAGCCGGGCAATCGGAAACGTCACTCGCCAGAAAACGCTCCACGGCGCGTGACCGAGCAGCGCGGCTTGCAGCTCGAGCGGACGTGGCACCGAGTCGAGCGCAGCGATCGCGCCCAGAACGTAATACCCGACGCTGACATAGACCTGCGTGACGACGAAGGCCAGCGGAGTGTTCGTCATCGAGAGACCGAACTGTTCGAGAAAAAGCCCCAGG
Above is a genomic segment from Candidatus Baltobacteraceae bacterium containing:
- a CDS encoding proline dehydrogenase family protein — encoded protein: MNIARRFVAGEQIEDAIAAVRRLNDRGMSASIDFLGEDVHSMQDAIAVRGEYLLLLDALADAGARSNVSVKLTALGLLVDRGLCTENLHAIVVRAADTTRRSLIDPFVRIDMEGSALTDTTLQVFEDVFAERKNVGIVLQAYLHRTPADVARTIALGARVRLCKGAYKEPAQIAIRDMPAIRSAFVQLSENLITRGNYPAIATHDESLHKAVKAFTTERGIAKDRFEFQMLYGVRPDLQERLNAEGYNVRVYVPYGTHWAQYFYRRIRERRENALLALRALVGR
- a CDS encoding ATP-binding cassette domain-containing protein; translated protein: MLDVHVVKQRAHFRIDCLVAVSAGEACGLFGASGAGKSTTLACIAGTERPDDGFVRLGGETLFPPQRALHERSIGYLTQDANIFPHLRVSENVRFGLTNGARDENEAWVAQLRERLQLESVWNQPAHAISGGQARRVALARTLARKPALVLLDEPFSGLDRHLVRELLATLVTWQRELRFTMLVVDHKAEILERLCDRAIVLEEGRVVQDARWDLLHAHPATPLLAQLLTPL
- a CDS encoding ABC transporter permease subunit → MGRSHSLKGSLARAGAVLFAIVVLFPLAGLFVRVGSWRWEGSGTLDAARVSIGLTAIAMVIVVALGTPMALYVARCSARERLLWQAVLLVSVLLPPLALGILISLAFGQHGLGLFLEQFGLSMTNTPLAFVVTQVYVSVGYYVLGAIAALDSVPRPLELQAALLGHAPWSVFWRVTFPIARLGFAVALSLAWVRALTEFGAVVITAYYPAGLPVAIWTNLENFGLPAVMPLMIVFLVTALPLPWLAHLLAQRRSVQRA